One Streptomyces sp. P9-A2 DNA window includes the following coding sequences:
- a CDS encoding sodium/solute symporter has product MNSSYAVPAVALVVLATILVGAFGLRISRTTSDFYVASRTVGPRLNAAAISGEYLSAASFLGIAGLVLVQGPDMLWYPVGYTAGYLVLLLFVAAPLRRSGAYTLPDFAEARLASQAVRRLAGAFVVGVGWLYLLPQLQGAGLTLTVLTGAPDWLGGVIVAVVVTVIVAAGGMRSITFVQAFQYWLKLTALLVPALFLVLAWQSDGAPSHAFDEPATFREQRVVRVDDTVDLRITAPLAVTVDGIVDGREHDGTEVRLPAGTHRIDGGTRLTFAEGAEVPAAGRGADDALSPSRAESREERPLYATYGLILATFLGTMGLPHVVVRYYTSPHGVAARRTTVAVLGLIGAFYLLPPVYGALGRLYAPELTLTGDADAAVLLLPGRMFGGAGGDLLGALVAGGAFAAFLSTASGLTMAVAGVLTQDVLPSRGVRHFRLGTVLAMAVPLLASILVGGLPVADAVGLAFAVSASSFCPLLVLGIWWRRLTPPGAAAGMLTGGGSAFLAVAATMAGYPGQGAWHALLAWPALWSVPVGFLTMILVSLATPGRVPPGTAAVLARFHLPEELRTEVSK; this is encoded by the coding sequence GTGAACTCCAGTTACGCCGTACCCGCCGTGGCCCTCGTCGTCCTGGCGACCATTCTCGTCGGCGCCTTCGGCCTGCGGATCTCCCGCACCACCTCCGACTTCTACGTCGCCTCCCGCACCGTCGGCCCCCGCCTGAACGCGGCCGCCATCAGCGGCGAGTACCTCTCCGCCGCGTCCTTCCTCGGCATCGCGGGCCTGGTCCTGGTCCAGGGCCCCGACATGCTCTGGTACCCGGTCGGCTACACCGCCGGCTATCTGGTGCTGCTGCTGTTCGTCGCCGCCCCGCTGCGCCGCTCCGGCGCCTACACACTGCCCGACTTCGCCGAGGCCCGGCTCGCCTCGCAGGCCGTGCGGCGGCTCGCCGGCGCCTTCGTCGTCGGCGTCGGCTGGCTGTACCTGCTGCCCCAGCTCCAGGGCGCGGGGCTCACCCTGACCGTGCTGACCGGTGCCCCCGACTGGCTCGGCGGAGTGATCGTCGCCGTCGTGGTCACCGTCATCGTCGCCGCCGGCGGCATGCGCAGCATCACCTTCGTGCAGGCCTTCCAGTACTGGCTCAAGCTCACCGCCCTGCTCGTGCCCGCACTGTTCCTGGTCCTCGCCTGGCAGAGCGACGGGGCGCCCAGCCACGCCTTCGACGAACCCGCCACCTTCCGAGAACAGCGTGTCGTCCGGGTCGACGACACCGTCGACCTGCGGATCACCGCACCGCTGGCCGTCACCGTGGACGGCATCGTCGACGGCCGCGAACACGACGGCACCGAGGTCCGCCTGCCCGCCGGCACCCACCGCATCGACGGCGGCACCCGGCTGACCTTCGCCGAGGGAGCCGAGGTCCCGGCCGCGGGACGCGGCGCCGACGACGCCCTCTCGCCCTCCCGCGCCGAGTCCCGCGAGGAACGCCCGCTGTACGCCACGTACGGGCTGATCCTCGCCACCTTCCTCGGCACCATGGGCCTGCCGCACGTGGTGGTCCGCTACTACACCAGCCCGCACGGCGTCGCCGCCCGCCGCACCACCGTCGCCGTCCTCGGCCTGATCGGCGCCTTCTACCTGCTGCCCCCGGTCTACGGAGCCCTCGGCCGCCTCTACGCCCCCGAACTCACCCTCACCGGCGACGCGGACGCCGCCGTGCTGTTGCTGCCCGGCCGCATGTTCGGGGGAGCGGGCGGCGACCTGCTCGGCGCGCTGGTCGCCGGGGGAGCCTTCGCCGCGTTCCTGTCCACGGCGTCCGGGCTGACCATGGCCGTGGCCGGCGTGCTCACCCAGGACGTCCTGCCCTCGCGCGGCGTACGGCACTTCAGGCTCGGCACGGTGCTCGCCATGGCCGTCCCGCTCCTGGCCAGCATCCTGGTCGGCGGGCTGCCGGTGGCCGACGCCGTGGGGCTCGCCTTCGCCGTGTCGGCCTCCTCGTTCTGCCCGCTGCTCGTCCTGGGCATCTGGTGGCGCCGGCTCACCCCGCCCGGCGCGGCGGCCGGCATGCTGACCGGCGGCGGCTCCGCCTTCCTCGCCGTCGCCGCGACCATGGCCGGCTACCCGGGCCAGGGCGCCTGGCACGCGCTCCTCGCCTGGCCCGCCCTGTGGTCGGTGCCGGTGGGCTTCCTCACCATGATCCTGGTCTCCCTGGCCACCCCCGGCCGGGTACCGCCCGGCACGGCGGCTGTGCTCGCCCGGTTCCATCTGCCGGAGGAACTACGGACGGAGGTGTCCAAGTGA
- a CDS encoding LytR/AlgR family response regulator transcription factor encodes MLRALAVDDERPSLEELLYLLHADPRIGSAEGAGDATEALRRINRALESGPDGPEAIDVVFLDIQMPGLDGLDLARLLGGFARPPLVVFVTAHEDFAVQAFDLKAVDYVLKPVRKERLAEAVRRVVELRAAAQRGSTPRIPVHEPDPDHIAVELGGVTRFVAVDDITHAEAHGDYARLHTDRGSHLVRIPLSTLEERWRSRGFVRIHRRHLVALRHIGELRLDAGTVSVLIGSEELQVSRRHARELRDLLMRRTTS; translated from the coding sequence ATGCTGCGCGCCCTGGCCGTCGACGACGAACGCCCCTCGTTGGAGGAACTGCTCTACCTGCTGCACGCGGACCCCCGCATCGGCAGTGCCGAGGGCGCCGGCGACGCGACCGAGGCGCTGCGCCGCATCAACCGCGCCCTGGAGTCGGGACCCGACGGGCCCGAGGCCATCGACGTCGTCTTCCTCGACATCCAGATGCCCGGCCTCGACGGCCTCGACCTCGCCCGGCTGCTCGGCGGGTTCGCCCGGCCGCCGCTGGTCGTGTTCGTCACCGCCCACGAGGACTTCGCCGTGCAGGCCTTCGACCTCAAGGCCGTCGACTACGTCCTCAAGCCCGTCCGCAAGGAGAGGCTGGCCGAGGCGGTCCGCCGCGTCGTCGAACTGCGCGCCGCCGCACAGCGCGGCAGCACTCCGCGGATCCCCGTGCACGAACCCGACCCGGACCACATAGCCGTCGAACTCGGCGGCGTGACCCGCTTCGTCGCCGTCGACGACATCACGCACGCGGAGGCCCACGGCGACTACGCCCGCCTGCACACCGACCGCGGCAGTCACCTCGTCCGCATCCCGCTGTCGACCCTGGAGGAACGCTGGCGCTCGCGCGGCTTCGTCCGCATCCACCGCCGCCATCTGGTCGCCCTGCGCCACATCGGGGAACTCCGCCTGGACGCGGGCACCGTGAGCGTCCTGATCGGCTCCGAGGAACTCCAGGTCAGTCGGCGGCACGCCCGTGAACTGCGGGACCTGCTGATGCGCCGGACCACGAGCTAG
- a CDS encoding Lrp/AsnC family transcriptional regulator, whose translation MSSRPAPFDELDRQIVTALMANARTSFAEIGAAVGLSSTAVKRRVDRLRETGVITGFTATVRPSALGWRTEAYVEVYCEGAAPPRRLAEVVRNHPEIAAAMTVTGGADALLHLRARDVEHFEEVLERIRAEPFIRKTVSVMVLSHLIPESPEAGASQPAP comes from the coding sequence ATGAGCAGCAGGCCCGCGCCGTTCGACGAGCTCGACCGACAGATCGTCACCGCGCTGATGGCGAACGCCCGGACGTCCTTCGCCGAGATCGGCGCGGCGGTCGGCCTGTCGTCGACGGCGGTCAAGCGCCGGGTGGACCGTCTGCGCGAGACGGGGGTGATCACCGGGTTCACGGCGACGGTGCGGCCGTCGGCGCTGGGCTGGCGGACGGAGGCGTACGTCGAGGTGTACTGCGAGGGTGCGGCGCCGCCCCGGCGGCTGGCGGAGGTGGTGCGCAACCATCCGGAGATCGCCGCGGCGATGACGGTGACCGGGGGCGCCGACGCGCTGCTGCATCTGCGGGCACGGGACGTGGAGCACTTCGAGGAGGTGCTGGAGCGGATCCGCGCGGAGCCGTTCATCCGCAAGACGGTCAGTGTGATGGTGCTGTCCCATCTGATTCCGGAGAGTCCGGAGGCGGGCGCGAGCCAGCCGGCTCCGTAG
- the ddaH gene encoding dimethylargininase: MTDARVPSRRRYLVCDPGHFDVRYAINPWMRPDRPVDLALAQRQWRALIDVYRAHGHTVDSVKPVPGLPDMVFAANAAVVVGGRVLGSLFLAPERRPESVPYESWFKGEGFDVHRPESVCEGEGDLVVAGRWILAGTGFRTTREAHHEAQEFFGVPVIGLTLVDPYFYHLDTALFVLDEENIAYYPEAFSPGSREVLARLYPDAVIATREDAMAFGLNSVSDGRHVFISPEATGLAAQLTDRGYVPVPVDLSEFHKAGGGIKCCTQEIRS, translated from the coding sequence GTGACCGATGCCCGTGTGCCGTCCCGACGGCGCTACCTCGTCTGCGATCCCGGACACTTCGACGTGCGGTACGCGATCAACCCCTGGATGCGTCCCGACCGTCCCGTCGATCTCGCCCTGGCCCAGCGCCAGTGGCGCGCGCTGATCGATGTCTACCGCGCCCACGGTCATACCGTGGACAGCGTGAAACCGGTACCCGGCCTGCCCGACATGGTCTTCGCCGCGAACGCGGCGGTCGTCGTGGGGGGCCGCGTCCTCGGCTCCCTGTTCCTGGCGCCCGAACGGCGCCCCGAGTCCGTGCCGTACGAGAGCTGGTTCAAGGGGGAGGGCTTCGACGTCCACCGTCCCGAGTCGGTGTGCGAGGGCGAGGGCGATCTGGTCGTGGCCGGGCGCTGGATCCTCGCCGGCACCGGGTTCCGCACCACGCGCGAGGCGCATCACGAGGCGCAGGAGTTCTTCGGGGTGCCCGTGATCGGCCTGACGCTGGTGGATCCGTACTTCTACCACCTGGACACGGCGCTGTTCGTGCTGGACGAGGAGAACATCGCGTACTACCCGGAGGCGTTCTCGCCGGGGAGCCGCGAGGTGCTGGCCCGGCTGTATCCGGACGCGGTGATCGCGACCCGCGAGGACGCGATGGCGTTCGGCCTGAACTCCGTCTCCGACGGGCGCCATGTGTTCATCTCCCCCGAGGCGACAGGCCTCGCCGCCCAGCTCACCGACCGAGGCTACGTTCCCGTCCCCGTCGACCTGTCCGAGTTCCACAAGGCAGGCGGCGGGATCAAGTGCTGCACTCAGGAGATCCGCTCATGA
- the rocD gene encoding ornithine--oxo-acid transaminase: MTAVARTRSSAELIGAEEPVLAHNYHPLPVVVASAQGAWVEDVEGRRYLDMLAGYSALNFGHRHPALTEAAHRQLDRITLTSRAFHNDRLAEFAERLAALTGLDMVLPMNTGAEAVESAVKVARKWAYDVKGVPDGRATIVVAANNFHGRTTTIVSFSTDETARAGFGPFTPGFRVVPYNDLAALEAAVDDTTAAVLIEPIQGEAGVNIPDDGYLTGVRELTRRAGCLFVADEIQSGLGRTGHTLAVDHESVVPDMVLLGKALGGGIVPVSAVVARREVLGVLHPGEHGSTFGGNPLAAAVGTAVVELLETGEFQRRAAELGVVLRGGLESLVGRGVVGFRSRGLWAGVDIDPALGTGREISERLMREGVLVKDTHGSTIRLAPPLTVRGEELQDALETLGKVLGQGG; the protein is encoded by the coding sequence ATGACCGCTGTCGCCCGTACCCGTTCGTCCGCCGAGCTGATCGGCGCGGAGGAGCCGGTTCTCGCGCACAACTACCATCCGCTGCCCGTGGTCGTCGCGAGCGCGCAGGGCGCGTGGGTGGAGGACGTGGAGGGCCGCCGCTACCTCGACATGCTGGCCGGCTACTCGGCGCTGAACTTCGGCCACCGGCATCCCGCACTGACCGAGGCGGCGCACCGCCAGCTGGACCGGATCACGCTCACCTCGCGCGCCTTCCACAACGACCGCCTCGCCGAGTTCGCCGAGCGGCTGGCGGCGCTGACCGGGCTGGACATGGTGCTGCCCATGAACACCGGCGCGGAGGCGGTCGAGAGCGCGGTGAAGGTGGCCCGCAAGTGGGCCTACGACGTGAAGGGCGTCCCGGACGGCCGGGCGACGATCGTGGTCGCCGCGAACAATTTCCACGGCCGGACGACGACCATCGTCAGCTTCTCGACGGACGAGACCGCCCGCGCCGGCTTCGGGCCCTTCACCCCCGGTTTCCGGGTCGTCCCGTACAACGACCTGGCGGCGCTGGAAGCGGCGGTCGACGACACGACGGCGGCGGTGCTGATCGAGCCGATCCAGGGCGAGGCGGGGGTGAACATCCCCGACGACGGCTATCTGACGGGCGTACGGGAACTGACGCGCCGCGCGGGGTGCCTGTTCGTCGCGGACGAGATCCAGTCGGGGCTCGGCCGTACGGGGCACACCCTCGCCGTGGACCACGAGTCGGTCGTCCCGGACATGGTCCTGCTCGGCAAGGCGCTGGGCGGCGGCATCGTCCCGGTGTCGGCGGTGGTGGCCCGGCGCGAGGTACTCGGGGTTCTGCACCCCGGCGAGCATGGTTCGACGTTCGGTGGCAATCCGCTGGCCGCGGCCGTCGGCACGGCGGTGGTGGAGCTGCTGGAGACGGGTGAGTTCCAGCGCCGGGCGGCGGAACTGGGCGTGGTGCTGCGTGGCGGGCTGGAGTCCCTGGTCGGCCGGGGCGTCGTCGGTTTCCGTTCGCGCGGACTGTGGGCGGGCGTCGACATCGACCCCGCGCTCGGCACCGGCCGGGAGATCAGTGAGCGGCTGATGCGGGAGGGAGTCCTGGTCAAGGACACCCACGGGTCCACCATCCGGCTGGCCCCGCCGCTCACCGTCCGGGGCGAGGAGCTCCAGGACGCCCTGGAGACGCTGGGGAAGGTGCTGGGCCAGGGCGGCTGA
- a CDS encoding SpoIIE family protein phosphatase — protein MSGHGEQGVARQGFDVADAAPLLLDLQGVVTSWTGPAERLLGYTATEAVGGKLSDLLTAENAERVPELIKRCRADDGWAGLMTARHRDGHPVPVMVRVLRTVKPRGRSSLLVLLSEPAGSPGWDMSRTMLEQMVAGSAIGLAIVDTDLRYVWSNPALEQFGGGPSQRRLGLRFTDVQPGLDAGPVEAQMRHVLETGESVTGFEQVGQARSAPLRETAYMLSFTRLDDDRGRPTGVYYSVVDITDRHRARRRLALLDRAGRHIGRTLDVMHTAQELADVAVPELADFVTVDLLETVLRGAELPPGPLAGTDKVPLCRAGHRSVHEDLPRTVQDIGTPVSYLPGSPPVRCLATGRSWRQEQLDPLALEWAESTPGRREATFLELGLQSVMIVPIRARGVTLGVTVFFRRRRDPFLEEDLNLAEDLVSRAAVCVDNARRYTRERDAVLALQRSLLPRRLPEQEAVEVAACYRPADELTGLGGDWYDLIPLPGARVALIVGEVPGHGIDAAAAMGRLRTAVRTLAALDLPPEEVLARLDDLVARSAREEGSDLVGTYGQAVGSGCLYVVYDPVDGRCAMASAGHPAPALVSPDGTADFVELPVGPPLGVGGPPFEARELSLTEGSTLALHTDGLLTDTETGSTAGGQDRLRQALQGAAPSLETLCRTVMDTLVPTRPYDDVALLLARTRLLDAGQVAFWDLPTDPAAVAEARRTATRQLGRWGLDELVFTTELIVSELVTNAIRYATGPVRLRLIRERTLVCEVYDGGATTPHLRHPRAMDEGGRGLLLVSQLAQQWGTRFVPEGKVIWAEQSPTGPDDPLFG, from the coding sequence GTGAGCGGACACGGGGAGCAGGGCGTTGCCCGGCAGGGGTTCGACGTGGCCGATGCCGCCCCCCTGCTGCTCGATTTGCAGGGCGTGGTGACGAGCTGGACCGGTCCGGCCGAGCGGCTGCTGGGGTATACGGCGACCGAGGCGGTGGGCGGGAAGCTGTCCGATCTGCTGACCGCCGAGAACGCCGAGCGGGTGCCGGAGCTAATCAAGCGCTGTCGGGCCGACGACGGCTGGGCGGGCCTGATGACGGCCCGGCACCGGGACGGGCATCCGGTCCCCGTCATGGTCAGGGTGCTGCGGACCGTGAAGCCGCGGGGCCGCTCGTCTCTGCTGGTGCTGTTGTCGGAGCCGGCCGGCTCCCCCGGCTGGGACATGAGCCGCACGATGCTGGAGCAGATGGTCGCCGGATCGGCGATCGGGCTCGCGATCGTGGACACGGACCTGCGATACGTGTGGTCGAACCCCGCGCTCGAGCAGTTCGGCGGCGGTCCCTCCCAGCGGCGGCTGGGGCTGCGGTTCACCGATGTCCAGCCCGGCCTGGACGCCGGACCCGTCGAGGCGCAGATGCGCCACGTCCTGGAAACCGGCGAGTCGGTGACCGGCTTCGAGCAGGTCGGTCAGGCCCGTTCGGCACCGCTGCGGGAAACCGCGTACATGCTGTCGTTCACCCGGCTCGACGACGACCGGGGCCGTCCGACGGGCGTCTACTACAGCGTCGTCGACATCACCGATCGGCACCGCGCGCGCCGACGCCTCGCGCTGCTCGACCGGGCCGGCCGGCACATCGGACGCACCCTGGATGTCATGCACACCGCACAAGAGCTGGCCGACGTCGCCGTTCCGGAGCTCGCGGACTTCGTGACCGTGGACCTTCTGGAGACGGTGCTGCGGGGCGCCGAGCTCCCGCCGGGACCGCTCGCGGGGACGGACAAGGTGCCCTTGTGCCGCGCGGGCCACCGGTCGGTCCACGAGGACCTGCCGCGCACGGTCCAGGACATCGGCACACCGGTCTCCTATCTGCCCGGTTCGCCGCCGGTCCGCTGTCTGGCCACGGGCCGGTCCTGGCGTCAGGAGCAGCTCGACCCGCTCGCCCTGGAGTGGGCCGAGAGCACGCCCGGCCGCCGGGAGGCCACATTCCTGGAGCTGGGGCTGCAGAGCGTGATGATCGTGCCGATCCGCGCCCGGGGGGTCACCCTGGGCGTCACCGTGTTCTTCCGGCGCCGCAGGGACCCCTTCCTCGAGGAGGACCTGAACCTCGCCGAGGACCTCGTCTCCCGCGCCGCCGTCTGTGTGGACAACGCCCGGCGCTATACCAGGGAGCGGGACGCGGTGCTCGCGCTGCAGCGCAGCCTGCTGCCCCGCCGGCTCCCGGAGCAGGAAGCCGTCGAGGTGGCCGCGTGCTACCGCCCGGCCGACGAGCTGACAGGTCTGGGCGGCGACTGGTACGACCTGATCCCGCTGCCCGGCGCCCGCGTCGCCCTCATCGTCGGCGAGGTGCCCGGGCACGGCATCGACGCCGCCGCCGCGATGGGCCGGCTGCGGACCGCCGTACGGACCCTGGCCGCGCTGGATCTGCCGCCCGAGGAGGTACTCGCGCGTCTCGACGACCTGGTGGCGCGGTCCGCGCGGGAGGAAGGCTCGGACCTGGTGGGGACCTACGGCCAGGCCGTGGGATCCGGCTGCCTGTACGTCGTCTACGACCCGGTCGACGGCCGGTGTGCGATGGCCTCCGCGGGCCATCCCGCGCCCGCACTGGTGTCGCCGGACGGCACGGCCGACTTCGTCGAGCTGCCGGTGGGGCCCCCGCTCGGCGTGGGTGGCCCGCCGTTCGAGGCGAGGGAGCTGTCCCTGACCGAGGGCAGCACGCTCGCCCTGCACACCGACGGTCTGCTGACCGACACGGAGACCGGTTCGACCGCGGGCGGCCAGGACCGGTTGCGACAGGCACTGCAAGGGGCCGCGCCCTCGCTGGAAACGCTGTGCCGGACGGTGATGGACACCCTGGTGCCGACCCGCCCGTACGACGACGTGGCGCTGCTGCTGGCCCGTACCCGGCTCCTGGACGCCGGCCAGGTGGCGTTCTGGGACCTGCCGACGGATCCGGCCGCGGTGGCCGAGGCCCGCAGGACGGCCACCCGGCAGCTGGGCCGCTGGGGCCTGGACGAACTGGTCTTCACCACGGAGCTGATCGTCAGCGAACTGGTCACCAATGCCATCCGGTATGCCACCGGCCCCGTCCGGCTGCGGCTGATCCGTGAGCGCACGCTGGTCTGCGAGGTGTACGACGGCGGGGCGACCACACCCCATCTGCGCCATCCCCGCGCCATGGACGAGGGCGGGCGCGGCCTGCTGCTGGTCTCGCAGCTCGCCCAGCAGTGGGGCACCCGCTTCGTTCCCGAGGGAAAGGTCATCTGGGCCGAGCAGTCGCCGACCGGCCCGGACGACCCTCTCTTCGGCTGA
- a CDS encoding PP2C family protein-serine/threonine phosphatase, whose amino-acid sequence MTQTAIDYAAVYHALPGMVAILTPGLVYADVNEAFLEGTGLSREELLGRYLFDVFPDNPGDPSSSGARNLHASLLRVVATGERDTMALQRYDVESREYPGEWEERYWSPVNTPVLDSDGSVVLIVHRVEEVTELMRARDRAGIDQSRVLEAELYTRARELQELNNRLRQAHARERQVALVLQEAMLPAPRQVGHHRAAVRYRPAVGALNVCGDWYDLVDLVGGHRIGVSVGDVVGHGLEAAGVMGQLRSALTAASRVAAGPAEALDVVGRYAHVVDGAESATVVTTFVDFDRHTITYSSAGHLPPVLAHRDGRVEFLDRATDPPLDALPEPATRPEATTTFTPGSTLVLYTDGLVERRREDIDTGLLRLAESLRRHRTLDPESLADTVLLELLPPGGAVDDTALIVVRL is encoded by the coding sequence ATGACACAAACGGCGATCGACTACGCGGCGGTGTACCACGCGCTGCCCGGCATGGTGGCGATCCTGACCCCGGGACTGGTGTACGCCGATGTCAACGAGGCGTTCCTCGAGGGCACCGGGCTCTCCCGGGAGGAGTTGCTGGGCCGCTATCTGTTCGACGTCTTCCCGGACAACCCTGGCGACCCCAGCTCCTCCGGCGCCCGCAACCTGCACGCCTCGCTGCTGCGCGTCGTGGCCACCGGCGAACGCGACACCATGGCCCTGCAGCGCTACGACGTCGAGAGCCGGGAGTACCCCGGCGAGTGGGAGGAACGCTACTGGAGCCCGGTGAACACGCCGGTGCTGGACAGCGACGGCAGCGTGGTCCTGATCGTGCACCGGGTCGAGGAGGTCACCGAACTGATGCGGGCCCGCGACCGTGCGGGCATCGACCAGAGCCGGGTCCTGGAGGCCGAGCTGTACACACGCGCCCGCGAACTGCAGGAGCTCAACAACCGGCTGCGCCAGGCACACGCCCGGGAGCGGCAGGTGGCGCTGGTACTGCAGGAGGCGATGCTGCCCGCCCCCCGGCAGGTGGGCCACCACCGCGCCGCCGTGCGCTACCGACCGGCGGTGGGCGCGCTCAACGTCTGCGGGGACTGGTACGACCTGGTCGACCTGGTGGGCGGCCACCGCATCGGCGTGTCCGTGGGCGACGTGGTCGGGCACGGGCTGGAGGCGGCCGGGGTCATGGGCCAGCTGCGCAGCGCGCTCACCGCCGCTTCACGGGTCGCGGCAGGACCCGCCGAGGCCCTGGACGTCGTGGGGCGCTACGCCCACGTGGTCGACGGCGCCGAGTCCGCGACCGTGGTCACCACCTTCGTCGACTTCGACCGGCACACCATCACGTACAGCAGCGCCGGCCATCTCCCGCCCGTGCTGGCCCACCGCGACGGACGGGTGGAGTTCCTCGACCGGGCCACCGATCCCCCGCTCGACGCCCTCCCCGAACCGGCCACGAGGCCCGAGGCGACGACCACGTTCACACCGGGGTCGACCCTTGTGCTCTACACCGACGGTCTGGTCGAGCGCCGCCGGGAGGACATCGACACCGGGCTCCTCCGGCTCGCCGAGTCGCTGCGCCGCCACCGGACACTGGATCCGGAGTCACTGGCGGACACCGTGCTGCTGGAGCTGCTGCCGCCCGGCGGCGCCGTCGACGACACCGCGTTGATCGTCGTCCGGCTGTGA
- a CDS encoding RpiB/LacA/LacB family sugar-phosphate isomerase — translation MRISVSSDMDEPVARALFCELRERGPEVRVHGALSAGNDMGWAFCSEAAARDVADGTVYQAVVCCWTGTGASIAADKVPGVRAALCTDACTADGVRRWNDADVPAPGLRLAYGPLPKEILDAWFAPVSGRDEEERRNVDRPARLDGARPATG, via the coding sequence ATGCGGATCTCCGTCTCCTCCGACATGGACGAACCCGTGGCCCGAGCCCTGTTCTGCGAACTGCGCGAGCGCGGCCCCGAGGTGCGCGTGCACGGTGCCCTGAGTGCCGGGAACGATATGGGGTGGGCGTTCTGCTCGGAGGCGGCCGCCCGCGACGTCGCCGACGGGACCGTGTACCAGGCGGTGGTGTGCTGCTGGACCGGCACGGGTGCCTCGATCGCGGCCGACAAGGTGCCGGGCGTACGGGCGGCCCTGTGCACGGACGCCTGCACGGCGGACGGCGTGCGCCGCTGGAACGACGCCGACGTGCCGGCGCCCGGCCTGCGGCTGGCGTACGGGCCGTTGCCGAAGGAGATCCTCGACGCCTGGTTCGCCCCGGTGTCCGGTCGGGACGAGGAGGAGCGGCGCAACGTGGACCGGCCGGCCCGGCTCGACGGCGCACGGCCCGCCACCGGCTGA
- a CDS encoding lysophospholipid acyltransferase family protein, which translates to MFYYLLKYVLVGPLLRLVFRPRIEGLEHVPSSGAAIVAGNHLSFSDHFLLPTILKRRITFLAKAEYFTGPGIKGRLTAFFFHSAGQIPVDRSGKEAGQAAIREGLGVLGRGELLGIYPEGTRSHDGRLYKGKVGVAVMALKAGIPVIPCAMIGTFEAQPPGKVVPHIHPVVIRFGKPLDFSRYEGMEEERAVLRAITDEIMYAVLKLSGQEYVDQYAAVAKAEEAERKAAEKRRLPRLPRS; encoded by the coding sequence TTGTTCTACTACCTGCTGAAATACGTACTTGTGGGCCCGCTGCTGAGACTGGTCTTCCGGCCTCGAATAGAGGGCCTGGAGCATGTGCCGTCGTCCGGCGCGGCCATCGTCGCCGGTAACCATCTCTCGTTCTCGGACCACTTCCTGTTGCCCACGATCCTCAAGCGGCGCATCACCTTCCTCGCCAAGGCCGAGTACTTCACCGGTCCCGGCATCAAGGGCCGGCTGACGGCGTTCTTCTTCCACAGCGCGGGGCAGATCCCGGTCGACCGCTCCGGCAAGGAAGCCGGCCAGGCCGCCATCCGGGAAGGGCTCGGGGTGCTGGGCAGGGGAGAGCTGCTCGGCATCTACCCGGAGGGCACGCGGTCACACGACGGACGCCTCTACAAGGGCAAGGTCGGGGTCGCGGTGATGGCCCTCAAGGCCGGCATCCCGGTGATTCCGTGCGCGATGATCGGCACCTTCGAGGCGCAGCCGCCCGGCAAGGTCGTCCCCCACATCCACCCCGTGGTGATCCGCTTCGGCAAACCCCTCGACTTCTCGCGCTACGAAGGCATGGAGGAGGAGCGTGCGGTCCTGCGTGCCATCACCGACGAGATCATGTACGCCGTTCTGAAGCTGTCCGGACAGGAGTACGTCGATCAGTACGCGGCCGTCGCCAAGGCGGAGGAGGCCGAGCGCAAGGCGGCGGAGAAGCGCAGGCTCCCGCGGTTGCCGCGGAGCTGA
- a CDS encoding type II toxin-antitoxin system Phd/YefM family antitoxin, with the protein MAYEIPVTQARAELADLINRVVYGGERVVVTRHGKPLVALVSADDLRRLDQLHELDEGRETAGEQVISTVAGVHGAVSAPREQQRFGIAAEHRGTATS; encoded by the coding sequence ATGGCCTACGAGATTCCGGTGACCCAAGCGAGGGCTGAGCTCGCCGACCTGATCAACCGTGTGGTGTACGGCGGCGAGCGCGTCGTCGTGACCCGGCACGGGAAGCCCCTCGTCGCCCTTGTTTCCGCTGATGACCTGCGCCGACTCGACCAGCTCCACGAACTCGACGAGGGCCGGGAGACCGCAGGCGAGCAGGTGATCAGCACCGTGGCCGGGGTCCATGGGGCCGTGTCCGCTCCCCGCGAACAGCAGCGCTTCGGCATCGCCGCGGAGCACCGGGGGACAGCCACGTCATAG